Genomic segment of Scardovia inopinata JCM 12537:
GTTCCTGGCAACACTATTGCCACCTACTACACCCCCAATATGTATGCCTATAATTTGTCTTTCACTGCCAATCAAAGCAACTATGCGGCTGCCCTTGCCATAGTTATGGCAATCATCACTATGGCCATTGCTTATATAGTGCAGCTGAAGAGTATGAAAGAACAGATGAAGTAATAAAGAATTAAAAGGAAACAGGATAATCAATTCAGGAGCAGTTACGATGGATAATTATGAAAAAGAAGCCCTTAGGGCAGAGAAAGTACGGGAGCAGAGGGTACGCAGAGACGAGAAGGCGGAACGCAGGAGAGCTGCAAAAAATGGATTTTCTAATCCGGTTAATCCAACCAGGAGTATCGGTCTTACTATAGTGTGTGCGCTCTTTGCCCTCTACTGCCTTTTTCCCTTCTTCTATCTTTTAGTTAATTCAACAAAAACACAGGCGGACTTTACCTCTACTTTTGGGTTGGGTCTTGGTCATAGTTTTGCTCTCTGGGAAAATATACAAACTGTTTTTGCCTATCAGGGAGGGATTTTTGGCCGTTGGTTCCTGAATACAATTATCTATGTTCTCCTTGGCGCTGGTGGAGCAACCTTGTTGGCGATTATGGGCGGATACGCTTTAGCTAAATTTCGTTTTCCCGGAAGAAAAATTTGCTTTGCTGTGATTATTGGGGCAATTTCTGTTCCTGGGATAGCTCTGGCTGTTCCTCAGTTCCTCCTTTTCGCCCAACTAGGGCTGACAAATACACCTTGGGCCATGATAATTCCCAGTTTGGTCAGTACTTTTGGCCTCTATTTAATGTGGATTTTTTCTGATCAGGCAGTCCCTGATGAGCTATTAGAAGCAGCCCGTGTTGACGGAGCAGGAGAAATGAGGACTTTCTTCCAGATTTCTCTGCCATTGTTGGCTCCAGGAATTGTGACAACAGCTTTATTTACCATTGTGGCAACATGGAATAATTATTTTCTTCCTTTAATCATGATCAAAGATGCTAATTGGTATCCATTGACTATAGGCCTTAATCAGTGGAAGGATCAGGCGGGAACCGCCGGTGGGCAGGCAATTCAAAACCTGGTAATTACCGGGAGTTTGATTACTATTATCCCTCTGGTTATTGCTTTCCTTCTTTTGCAGCGTTACTGGCAGGCAGGTCTTGCTGCCGGAGCTGTCAAGGAATAAGAAGAAATAGAAATCTACTGAATTTTCAGAGGAGAATCATGTCTAGCTCTCATATACCACTGTCGTCTACGGATCTGCCTACACCAGAGTATCATTGCACGGACTGCAATTTTCGTTCTTCCTACTCATCCCCATCCCCCCAGTCCTCACGCAGGCTGTGGCCCAACCTGATTTGCGATAAGTCGCGCGAAGTAAAAAGCATTGCTTACGGAGGGGATTATAATCCAGATCAATGGCCTGAAGAATCATGGGATGAAGATATTCGGCTGATGGTTAAGGCAGGAATTAATACTGTTGCCGTAGGTGTCTTCAGCTGGGGTAGAATTCAGCCAGCTGAGGATGAATGGGATCTTGATTGGCTGGACACCGTTATTGACAAGCTGGGTTCTGCCGGGATCTCTGTCGATTTGGGTACAGCTACTGCTTCAGCCCCCTTATGGTTATATGAAAAATATCCTCAGATCCTGCCCGTCCAAAAAGATGGAATTGTAGTAGGCCCCGGTTCCCGGCAATCCTGGAGACCGGAAAGCATGATTTATCGAAAATTTGCTTTAGAACTTTGCCGTCGGCTAGCAGAACGGTATGGAGACAATCCCACCGTCACAGCCTGGCATGTGGGAAATGAGTATGGATGGAATAACCGGCTTGATTATTCAGATGATGCTTTACGGGGTTTCAG
This window contains:
- a CDS encoding carbohydrate ABC transporter permease; protein product: MDNYEKEALRAEKVREQRVRRDEKAERRRAAKNGFSNPVNPTRSIGLTIVCALFALYCLFPFFYLLVNSTKTQADFTSTFGLGLGHSFALWENIQTVFAYQGGIFGRWFLNTIIYVLLGAGGATLLAIMGGYALAKFRFPGRKICFAVIIGAISVPGIALAVPQFLLFAQLGLTNTPWAMIIPSLVSTFGLYLMWIFSDQAVPDELLEAARVDGAGEMRTFFQISLPLLAPGIVTTALFTIVATWNNYFLPLIMIKDANWYPLTIGLNQWKDQAGTAGGQAIQNLVITGSLITIIPLVIAFLLLQRYWQAGLAAGAVKE